TGaaggcccgggccgccccccgccatagggcagggccctgggggtcactgggagggaggggatggtcaGGCTGAAGGCCTGGGCCGCCCCCCGCCATAGGGCAGGGCCGAGGAGGATTCTGGGAGGGAGGCTGGTCAGGCCGAGGCGGAGGCCGAGGGGGGctccgggagggaggggacgCTCAGGCCGGGCCCCGCCAAGGGGTCCCGTGAGGGGACAGAAGAGCGGCGGGGGCCGCCCTCGCGcccaccccccgggcccggcccgctcgGACCCCCGAcaggcctccccgggccccgcaccGGCCTCCCGCTCCCGCCGGCGGCCCCGCAGCTCCTCCGCCCCGCGCGGCCCCAGGCGACCGGCGCGGCGGCTCCACATGGCGGCGGGGACGGACGAcaaacgggaggaggaggaggaggaggaggagaaaaaaggaggaggagaaaaggaggaggaggatggggggggggcggggaaagaagatggcggcggcggcgggcgataGTGAGtggggccggcagggggcgccggaGGACGCGGGACCAGCAGGGCCGGACTCAGCCGGACTCAGCCGGACTCAACCGGACTCAACCGGATTCAAGCGGGCGGGGCCCCGGAcctgccctctaataataatggtggcattggctaagcgctgactatgtgcgcgGCGCCTTTTACcggacctcctcctcccccgccgtccGGCCCATAAGAGTCagcctcagagaataataatcaccatgttggtagagcactgttctaagcgctgggggagatccaggggcatcgggtggtcccccgggaggctcccagttaatccccgttttccagatgaggtcactgaggcccagagaagtgaagtgactcgcccacagtcacacagcagcggagaagcagcgtggctcagtggaaagagcacgggctttggagtcagggctcatgagttcaaatcccagctctgccacttgccagctgtgtgactttgggcaagtcacttcacttctcggtgcctcagttccctcatctgtaaaatggggattaagactgtgagccccacgtgggacaacctgattcccccgtgtctaccccagcgcttagaacagtgctcggcacatagtaagcgcttaacaaataccaacataacacagctgacaggtggcagagctgggagtcgaactcatgagctccgcctcccaagcccaggctctttccgctgctgcttctcagtgttggaagtcagaggtcatgagttcgaatcccggctctgccgcttgtcagccgactgggggcaagtcatttcacttctctgggccgcagtgacctcgtctgtaaaatgggggtgaactgggagcctcacgtgggacgacctttcattcattcaatagtatttattgagcgcttactatgtgcagagcactgtactaagacctgatgaccctgtatctctcccagcgcttagaacagtgctctgcacataggaagcgcttaacaaataccaacattatgatgatgcaTTTCTTCGGCGCCGCGCAcgcgccgggcgctgtactgagcgccggggccacTCCCGACGAAGGGCCCCAGGCCCACCTGGGcctccccctctccgtccccctttcattcatccaatccattcgatagcattcattgagcgctcactatgtgcagagcgctggactaagcgcttggaatggacaaatcggtaaatcacagtgttggtattcgttaagcgctcactatgtgcagagccctgttctaagcgccgggggagatacaggggcatcaggatgtcccacgtgaggctcgcggttagtccccattttacagatgagggaactgaggcccagagaagtgaagtgactcgcccacagtcacacagctaataataataatgttggtatttgttaagcgcttactatgtgcagagcactgttctaagcactagggtagacacaggggaatcaggttgtcccacgtggggctcacggtcgtaatccccattttacagatgagggaactgaggcccagagaagtgaagtgactcgcccacagtcacccagctgacaagtggcggagcggagagtcgaacccgtgacctctgactccgcagcccaggctctttccactgcgccacgctgttaaAGCGCTTGGCACTAagcaagcactaagcacttggcttactatgtgccagccactggggcggatagagggtcatcaggttgtcccacggggggctcccgggcttcacgcccattttacagaggaggaaactgagccccagggaagaaaagtgactcgcccaagtccccgcggcggccgagcggccgagctgggattagaactcatgacctcctatTGGCAACAGAAACCACTCCTCATGgcccgataacaataataataatgttggcatttgttcattcattcatttaatagtatttatcgagcacttactatgcgcagggcactgtactaagcgcttggaatggaaaaaTCGGCAAGTGGGCAGATGTACAAATCTGTTAAACActtgttcgaatcccagctctgccactcgtcagctgggtgaccgtgggccagtcacttcacttccctgggcctcagtggcctcatctgtcaaatggggattcagactgtgagcctcacgtgggacaacctgatgagcctggctctcccccggcgcttagaacggtgctcggcgcatagtgagcgcttaacaaataccaacgttattatggagtacttactgtgtgcaaagcactctagggGAAAAGAAATacgtgcattcagtcgtatttattgagcacttactgtgtgcagaacactgaactaagcgcttgatcgTACATACATCTATATACATGGGTGGTTTCAAGGGTTCCCATtctatctctaataataataatgttggtatttgttcagcgcttactattctaagcgctggggtagacacaggggaatcaggttgtcccacgtggggctcacagttttaatccccattttacagatgaggtcactgaggcccagagaagtgaagtgactcgcccacagtcacccagccgacaagtggcagagctgggattcgaacccatgacctctgactccaaagcccgggctctttccactgagccacgctgcttctctaatgtatgtTTGGCCACTTAGGTTTGctgtttcttttgttaatgaggtgtccattccGATGATTCTCTTGATCGTgtttaaattgtcttgtttttgtcggtccgtctcccccgattagactgtgagcccgtcagtgggcagggatggtctctgtctgttgccgaattgtacattccaagcgcttggtacagtgctctgcacatagtaagcgctcaataaataccaatgaatgaattagggtagAGTCTGTGTCTTTCACTGTATGTTCCCAGGCACCTTGTACAGCTCTCTGTGTAGAGGGGATgggcagcactcagtacagtcctgtgcacacgaTAGACACCCAGCACAGGTCTCTGTATCCAGGAGGTTCTCGGTACGGAGCTCTCTGcgcacagaaggtgctcagtacagcgctctgcctacTGAAGATGATCCGTCGGGTGGTCCACACCCTACACAACGCCCCGCACACCGTAAGCcacgaggagcggcgtggcttagtggaaagagcctaggttcgggagtcggaggtggtgggttctaatcccggctctaccactcgtcagctgggtaactgtgggcaagtcatttcacttctctgtacctcagttccctcatctgtgaaatggggattaagactgtgagtcccacctgggtcaacctgataaaaccttgtatcctccccccagtgcttagaacagcgcctggcacatagtaaacgcttaacaaataccattattattattattaagtacccaaGGCAGAAGGCAGTCAAcataaatcaatgaataaatgatagtTAAATGAGCGTGAGAATAGTGCGGAATAATAACCGCAAGTGAATAAATGACAGTAAACAGAGATGGCGTACCCCTAGTccttagtaaaaataatagtggtattcgttaagcgtttactctgcgccaagcgccGGGTAAACACCGTAAATTGGGggttcgatacctcttctcccacctacttaggcggggagccccacggaaacggggactgtgttcgacctgatggatttgtatctaccccagcgcttagagcagtacttggcaccaagtacgtgcttaacagagtCCATCTTTAAAAAGCAGTCGTTCTCtgtccatcttacagatgaagaaaccgagacagaagggaagtgacttgcccaacatcccacAACAGGCAGATGGCAAAGCCGTgattagcacccgggtcctctgactcccagccccgtggacTCTCCGCCAGACCACACCGCCACCGTTCGCTGGGGCGAAACGCTTTTCACAAGAGAGGCCCAGCGGCCGGTCGGTTGGCCCCCCGTTCCGAAGAGGCCCCTGTAGTCAAATTTGAACCCGACGCCGTTTCCTTCTTCAGGAAGTCTGTAGGGTCCCTCAGTGTCGCAATGTTTTCTCCATTCCGGCCCGTTCCCGTGATGCCCACGCGTCTTTCTCGAAGATGACTGTTCTCATTGTCCCGTCCGTGACACGGCGGCTCCGTTGACCTTCCCCAAGTTTCCCCCTCGCTAACCGCGGACTCCTGACCGGTGCGGttgggtttgggggccaggcgggggggttttgggggggaccTCCCGCCTCGACCCCTTCCCCATTAGGGTGGGCACGGGAGGGgacggaacgggggggggggggatcagttggggaaggcctcccggtgGGAGGTGGGTTTTTAGGACGGCTGAGGGTCTCTGAGGAGGCTTCTggcaaggggagaagagagcgcCTGGGTCCAAGAAAGCCGGGGATGGGATTTGGAGAGCAGGAATGATCAGGTATAGAGGAGATCATCCACACACAGGGCTTTCATTTCCCTAATTCCCTCACCACAGGAAATGCCCTTTTCATCCtggccttccttcctctctccactctcttccacCAGATAAATCCCCGCCGCTCCCCCGGCCCTTTCCCCATACCTCGATCCTAATGGTGGGAGGGGGTGTTAGGGATCCCATCTCACAGCCCGCGAAACTGATGCCCAAGGAAGAGAGAGCTCATCCACCGGGCCGCCCAAGATGAATCCCACCCCTGGCCAAGAGCGGGGAAGGCGGTGAACGACTGATCCCGTGCCCCAGGATGGGCTGGGCGTTTCAGCGGTCTCTCCGAGcccactccctccccgtcccattccaccccccccccctcccgtggATTGCAGAACAGAAAGCCGAGGAGGGTGGGGGATACAGGGGGAAGGGTATTGGGTGGGTGCAGGTTCAGGAAGGGAACAATCCGCCAGAATTTCGCAAACGCGGAGAGGCCTCGGGGAGGGAAGTTGGGGACCCGAGCCAAGAGAGTTCGGAGCTCAGCGCTCTGTCAGAAAGGCCAGTGGACCCAGGGGAGACAATGGTGAGCGCTGCACGTCGGCCTTCGGGAGTGGACACTCCCGGGacctggggcgggagggaggagggggtcatCGAAGGCCAAGGTGGAGGACCCGGTCAGGTGGGGCCGGACGCGGGGAGGAGGGaccggcccagtggagagagcccgggcttgagagtcggaaggtcacgggtcctgatcccggctccgccacttgtctgcggtgtggcctcgggcaagtcgcttcactgctctgtgcctcagcgacctcatctgcaaaatggggactaagaccgtgagccccgtgtaggaggGGGACTGCATCCatctggattatcttgtacctaccccagcgcttagaacggtgtccggctcatagcaggcgcttaacagagaccacaattattattatattacgacGGGCACCGAGGGGTGTGGTCAACTGAGGCCTCACCGGGCTGGGAAACCGGAGCCGTGGAGCGGACcgggtcgtgggcagggaacgtgtctgttcgtcGTTCTGTTGTCCTCCcttgagtgcttaggaaagtgctctgcacacagtaagcctcaatataTAGAATTGCCTGCCTGATGGGTGAGACCCCCCGAGACggattgggagaggggagggtcagatGGAGCCGTCgatcggggcggggcgggggggtcctcAGACGGGGGGCTCGGGGCAGAgttgctggggggtgggaggggcggtcCGAGGCGACAGGCAgaatcctttcctctttctcatcgGTCGCTGGGTGAGGGATCCCggcagggccggggggctggaggtggaccggaccggagaagagggaagaaaagaatagaaaagaagcagctccttcccctccttccccgtgTCCCCCACCGGCATCCAGGTGCTGCTCTGGTTGCTGATGTTGACGACGCTCCCGCGCCCCGCCACCGGCTGCTCGTTGGACGAGGAGGCCCACCGCTGCTCCTGCAACTTCACGGGCCCGGACCCGGCCTGGAACCAGGCCATCCTGTGCCTGACGGCCTCGGAGGTGGAGCTCCGCGCCGGCGGCCGTGACCTGGGCCCCTTCCTGAAGAAAGGCCTCCAGGACCCGGAGCCGCTGGTCGAGACCCTGAGGGCCCTGCGGATACGCCGCCTGACCCTGGGCGAGGTCGCCATCCCCGGCGCGCTGCTGGGCGCGCTGCTGCGCGTGCTGGGCTACACGCGGCTCAAGGAGCTGGAGCTGGACAAGCTGGTGGTGACCGGCCCgctgcccccgccggcccccggggtgGACGGGCCGCCCCTCACCGCCCTGCGCCTGAGCAACGTGAGCTGGGAGGCtgcggggccgggccgagggcgCCGGGGGGACGGGCTGGCGGGGCTGTGGCCCTGGCTGGACGCGGGCCTGCAGGAGCTGAAAGTGACCGGCTCGGGCCTGGAGCGCCTGCCCTGCCCCGCGTCCGGCACCTTCCCCGCCCTGAGCTCCCTGGACCTGTCGGACAACCCGGCGCTGGGGGAGGCCGGGACGGCCGCGGCACTGTGTCCCGGGGCCTTCCCGGGGCTGCGGGTCCTGGGGCTCCGTGACACCGGCCTCTCGACCACGGACCCGCTCTGCGCGGCCCTGGCCGGGGCCCGGGTGCCCTTGGAGATCCTGGACCTCAGCCGCAACGCGCTGGCCGACACGGAGGACTGCATCTGGCCACCCTCGCTGCGCACCCTCAACCTGGAACACAACCGGCCGAGGAAGAAGCCGGATCTCGGGACGCTGGAGAAGCTGGAGGACGGGCCTGTGGCCGAAGCCCCCAACTCTCCCTTCGCATCCCACCCGCTGGGCTTGCTGGCCGGCGCCGCGGCCTGGGCGCTGCTCGCCGCGGCCGGGGATTAgcctgaagaggaagggaggggtgaggaagccccccgccttcccccacgACCCACTGATtctaccctctccctctcccccggaccAGCTGCCCACCCCGAAActctccaccctcccatcccacccccatccctccgggCACCTTCCCGATGCAGGGGtctgctgcccctcctcctcctgccgcctcttctccttcccccccgccccatttaaTAAAGTCAAGCCTGGAAGTCGTGCGCCTATGTGCCTTCTCTCCTTGCCCTGCCAGGGGCTAGGAAATTTTgtacggtatctgttaataacAATAGTGACAGCCcaaataatggtatctgctaagcgctcggtctgttctaagcacatacgaggtgtcaagttggacccagtccacgtcccagatggggctcacagtcaatccccattttccagatgatggaattgaggcacagtgaagtaaagtcacttgcccaaggtcacccagcagacgagtggcggagccgggattagaacccaggtctttctgcctcccaggtccttgcCTTATCCaggaggctatgctgcttctctgggtgggaGCTGCAGGGCCGATCCCTCGAGATGACACCTCCGGATTGgggcccaccccccgccacccctaTTTCTTCCATCCCCCGGGCCCCCACgccccgggggagaggcgggcTGACCCCAGTCATTCTC
This sequence is a window from Ornithorhynchus anatinus isolate Pmale09 chromosome X2, mOrnAna1.pri.v4, whole genome shotgun sequence. Protein-coding genes within it:
- the CD14 gene encoding monocyte differentiation antigen CD14 translates to MVLLWLLMLTTLPRPATGCSLDEEAHRCSCNFTGPDPAWNQAILCLTASEVELRAGGRDLGPFLKKGLQDPEPLVETLRALRIRRLTLGEVAIPGALLGALLRVLGYTRLKELELDKLVVTGPLPPPAPGVDGPPLTALRLSNVSWEAAGPGRGRRGDGLAGLWPWLDAGLQELKVTGSGLERLPCPASGTFPALSSLDLSDNPALGEAGTAAALCPGAFPGLRVLGLRDTGLSTTDPLCAALAGARVPLEILDLSRNALADTEDCIWPPSLRTLNLEHNRPRKKPDLGTLEKLEDGPVAEAPNSPFASHPLGLLAGAAAWALLAAAGD